gcaccgccgccgccgagaaAGTCAGTGTGGAGTAAAGAATAGGAGGACATTGATGCAGAGGATGATGGAGAAAAAATGCAGTGTGCGTGCCATGGTGGCCTCTGTGTAGTAGGACGCGAAAGAGGAGGCCGAAAAGAACGACAATGACGACGGCGCCAGTGTAGTAGGATGTGAGCGAGGAGGCCGAGAGGAACGACGTCGGTGATAGCTTCAGTGTACCAGGACATCGGAATGGAGACCGAGAGGAACGACGACCGCACGAGTGTAGTAGGACATGGGAGAGGTGGTTGAGAGAAACGCCGCCGATGGCACTAGTGCAACAACACGCAAGAGagagcggcgatggcggcgacgccAGTGTAGTAAGACACGAGCGAGGAGGCCAAGAGGAATGATGCCGACGATGGCTTCAGTGTAGCAGGACATGGGAGAGAATGTAGAGAGAAACGATGTCGGCGGTGCCGCTAGTGCAACAGCACGCGAGAGAGGTGGTCGAGAGGAGCGACACGGTGGTAACACGTGTGTAGCAAGACAGTAGAGAGGAGACTGAGATTAAGGAGTGTCATTAACACTATACATATGTGTATATACTTTTCACGAGGAAGAAGTTGGGTCTAATTGTCTATGGTCATTGAAATAGAAAACGTGAAACACGTAAGTCGTGTGAAACTATAAGATAAACTACTtgtcaaaggaaatttcaaacggTCGACCGTGCGCgataaatttaaaaaaattcatccaaaatagctccagacaagaacaagaaattgaATATTAACGGTTGACGAAACTTTGAACTGATCGCAAAAATGAAACCATAGCATTGATATGCATTTTATTCAAGTAGAGCTTATCTCGATTTGATGCATCATTGTGTAGACTAGAAAGGACTAATAAGTGAACAAGGTTGGGAGTTAAACCAACAAACCACCTGCAAACTCACCTGTGCATGAGAACGAACGAGGCTGCATCCATAGAGCCACCCACGTGCGCTAGCCTGCATCGCTCGAAAAACGGCCAAATCTAGCGTTATGAGGGATGTATGTTCAGAGATGCTTTAAAGTCCGTGCTATACAGGCCCAAAGCAATCAAATGGGCCAAATACTTCCCGCGCAGGCTTGATTGAACTTAATACAGGTAACCAAACGCATTCTAAATAATCAGCTCTGGCGTGGCCGTGCGTGGAGTGGAGGGGTGAGCACGTAAGATAAGATTCCTTGCAGTATCAATATCATCGGGTAACCAAAAAATTGCATCATCAACATAACATCAAAAACACCATCCAAAAACCCCTTTAACTATTCCATGGTATTTAGTGTTGTCCATAATCAAGGTCAGAGCATCAACAATCAAGTAAAAAAGCAGAGCTGACAGAGAATCCCCCTATCTTAAAACCTTATGGGTTAGAAAATATGGACCAACAAAGTCATTTACTTTGATCCCAACATAAACCCTTCTCATAGTGCTCATGACCCAGTCACACCATAAATCGGGGAATCATTTTAGAGAAAGCATTTTATAAATGAAAGGCCATTTTATTTTATCATATGTTTTTATCAAAGTCAACTTTGAAAAGCAATGCACTCATTTTCTCCTTATGTATAGAGTTAAGGACTTCATGAAAGATAATCACCCCCTCCATTATGTATATGTCTTTGATAAAGGCAGTTTGAACATAAATTTGCAGGGGCACACATCTGCCCAGCCATGCTGGCCGCTCGATTGCCTCGCAATTCACAAAGTCGTTGGATCCCGCACGAGAGCATGGTAAGTTctaagttttttttctttttgccggTCGCAGGTTATGCAATTACGATTTTATCGCTCGCTCATACCAAGTTCTAGAAGATGAAACATTTTTGTCGGCCAGAGGTTTTAAAACTTTTGATTTCGTCGGTCGCTTGTACCAAGTTTCAGAAGTTGAAATTTGACAAAATTTAAAAATTCATCAAAAGCTATTCAAAATGGCTCTTGTTTGAAAGCCCCCGTCATCAGAAACACAAATACGTAAAcgaaatttactttagatttttggTTCAAAAGATATGAAGATTGAAAGTCAAAAACCAAAGAAAAAGGAGGCTACAAATCCAGTTGAACAGGGAAAATAACAGGATTGACTACAGTTTTCAGTCCATGCATCAGAATCTTAGGCTGTGTTCGGGAATACTCCGCTCCTTCCCCAGGGAGCGGAGCAGGCGGAGCACCCATTTGGCAGCTCGCCAAAATTCCACAGGATGCTGCTTCGCTCCGCAGCAGAGTTACGGAGCGGAGAGATTCCAAACGGTCTCTTAGTGGAAGTTTTAAAGCTAACATTCAAAAAACAAATAGCCCTGAACTTCTAACTCCATTCAGCATCCATGGTTTTATGGATCAAGATTAAATATCTGGGAATACCGATTCATTATCGGTGtctcaccattgcggagtggaagcatgtagaggaaCGGCTAGAGAAACGTTTGAGCAATTGGAAAGGCAAATTGCTCTCAGTTGGAGGACGGCTGATTTTGATTAACTCTGTCCTCATAAATATGGCTCTTTATATCCTctctttcttccaactcccaaaaggggtcctGCAAAGACTGGACTATTTTAGATCCAGATTCTTGTGACAAGGAaatggtgaaaagaaaaaatacaggttggccaaatggagtgtggtttgtatgccaaaagaccaaggtggccttggaattcatgacctgGAAGTCAAGAATGAGTCCCTACTTAATAAGTGGTTGTTtaaacttcttactgaggatggtgtttggcaaaccatgttgcgcaacaagtatctaggccaaaaggtGGTGTCTCAGGCATATTAGAAACCTGGTGACTCGCACTTTTGGGCTGGTCTAATGAcagcaaagaaacatctctttcgctttgggtctttcgcgataaaaGACCGGTCGGAGATtcgtttctgggaagacatctggctaggcaatgccagtctccgagaacaatatccagccttgTACAACATCGCTCGCAATAAGAATAAAACTATTGCGCAGGTGCTCAGTTCATTCCCGCCCAATATTTCGTTTAGGCGGGATTTGATTAGCCCCCGTCTTACGTCAGGGCATAatcttttatcccgtttggatttgaTCAATTTGACACAAGGTCGGAATGTGTTttgctggaaccttactacatcggTGTCACAGTAGACTCTATGTACCGTGTGCTCACGCATTCTGAGGTACCAGTGAGTAATAACAAGAAAATCTAAAAGTcaaagattccactaaaagttaaaatcttcatgtggtatcttcgtaggggagttgttctaacaaagacaacctcgcacggcgtaactggccagggagtaagaagtgttgtttttgcaTTCATGAAGAGACAATCAAATACCActttttccaatgcaagtttgcacgttctacgtggtcagtcatccaaatagcgttaaatttgtatccgcccacaagtgtcgccaatatttttggtcattgatTGGATGGTATTCCAAATAGGTTGAAAatgctaataagggtgggagcgtatgccttgCTATGGTCGCTTTGGCTCTGTAGAAATGATTTAGTTTTCAATAACAAAAATGCTTCTCCTTTGCAagttattttccgttgtacgcactcgcttcatACGTGGTCTACGCTACAACGAGTGGAGTACCAACCgatgttcaaggcggtgtgtacacggttggagcaggtggctacggaggtttttacccaacatgggtggcagcataatctccggatCGGTCCACCACCCTTTTCGACATAAGCGTAGTGTCAGTCTATATGACTCTATTGTCGCCCATTTgtcgttttctttttttctttttatcagACTTTAGGTgattggttgtgtgcatcttagttatacagaggccgggtgttactcataatgctttgtatctttctgatgctattttttaataataaaagcgccctttattGAAAAAAACTCAGTCTAGAAATATCTAGCCGACCTTCATGGAAATCATCTACTCCTAGTGAGTTCTCTAGATCCCACCTAATAAGCTCccgattttaaaaaaaattaatggGCTTTGTTCCTTCAACGGCACACCCGTCACCCGTGCCTATACAGTAGCGATCGACGGCAGCTGATTTGTTTGCCCTCTCCACACCTGCGCCGACGACGCACTGCCGTGACACCCAGTGCACCTGCGCAGAAGCGCCACCAAAGCTCGCCGCCTATAAAAAGCAGCGTCGCACCATGCTAATCCCAACTAAGCTCACGCAAACACAACTACACAACAACATCTCCCCAGTGGTCAGCAGCTCAGAACACCCCAGACCAAGTTAGCAATGGCGAagcgcctcgccgtcgccctccTGCTGCTGGTCCTGCTCGCGTCCAGCGACGCCGGTGCTGCTGCCCGTGCTGCTATTGGCGTCGGCGAGAAGAAGGCTCTGGTGCCCGGGCTGCCGGTGGACCTCCCTCTCCCTGGCCTCCCCGGGCTGCCTGGGCTCCCTGGGCTCCCTGGGCTGCCGGGGCTCCCTGGGCTCCCTCCCGTTCCCAAATTGACGGCCACCAACAAGTCTCCATGATCGTCTGTGGTGTACGTGCTGGCTAACATGCAAGCTGAAGCTGAACTACTTGTGGGTTTAGACTTGCAGCTGTAGCACGTACCGGCCGGAAGAAAATCACCGGCGCTTCGCTCAAGCGTCTGTACCAACTACTATCTTTGTCGTGTGTATTTCCGTTCAGTTAAACCATCGTGTGTATTTCCTTTCAGTTAAACTATCGTATGTATTTCCTTTCAGTCCACGTAAGTATGGTTGGTACATGGGTCTACTTGTATGAGGCTGAAGTCTTCAGCCTATATGCATTATTGCGATACACAGAGCCATACGAACAACTCAAATGGAAGCATGGGTCTTTGACGGCACACATGTGCCTGGCTATACCGTGGTGATCGACGGCAGCTGCCGTCTCCTAACACGTACCCGCGCCGACGACGCGCTGCCGTGCCGCCCTGTGCACCTTCGTGCAAGTGACATCAACCAAAACTCGCCTATAAAAGGCAGCGTACACACGATGCTAAGCCTAAGCTGACTCAAACGCAGCCACACAACACCATCTCCTCAGTACATCAGAGCCTCCCAGTTAGCAATATGGCAAAGTATCTCGCCGTCGCGCTCCTGCTACTGGTGGTGCTCGCGTACTGCGACGGGAGGGAGCTGAACCAGAAGGACCAGGCACTCGCAACGGCACGCGGTGCTGGTGCGGGTGCTGGTGGTGGCGTCGGCGAGGAGAAGATTTTGGGGTTGGCAGAGTTGCCGCTTGTGGGAACTGTTACCGGTACCAGCACAGTTACCGGTCCGGTGGTGGTGGTTCCTGCCCTTCCCGGGATCCCTGCTCACCCATGATCATCACCAGTTCATATGCTGTCTTACAAGATGAAGCTGAACTAGTGGGTTTATGACTTCTAGCTAGCACCGTCCGGAAGATAAACACCGGTGTTTCGCTCATTTTCACGTTCCTTCATGAGCGTCTGTATCAACTATCCTATCGTCTGTATTTTCTTTCAGTTCATGTTCTAGTATTTTCCGTTCCTCTGTATTTTCTTTCAGTTCATGTTCTAGTATGATGTATCGTCAACCTAATAAATACTACTTTGTCATCATGAGTACCTTCTTGGATACATATAGCAGCTTGCATCATCGATTTACTACTTCATCACTTGATCACAACGTCCAAACTCctgagttttttttttgttttttgtataAAGAGAGAGAGCTTCCTCTCTGATTTTCATTAATAGAAACCACAGTATCTTGTTATACAAACTACTAAGGGCAAGCAGAAATACTAGGAAACGACGACACATGATCTGAAGGAGCAAAATGAGATATACCCATCAGCCCCCAAAGACCACAAAGGCTATATCCGAAAGAACACCGATATCCTACAGCCCACCATACTCTGGAGTTGTTCTGGTAAAAGAAAATGACTAAAGTTTTGGAATTCGTTTTTACTGGCATGTATATTTATATTTAATTTGAGGCAAGCTGGTATGTCTACATATAGGATATATCAAAGCGTTGTCAAGGTGATCAAACAAATGATAATGGAAAAAGTCTAAAACAAACCCTGAACTCGTGGAGAAAAGCTAAATGGAACCCTGAACTCctaatccctgaaatcagcacactCAACTCACTAATCCCGGTCTAAATTAAACCCTGAGACCGTTTTAGAGCTAATTTGCTGACGTGGCAGCGATTTCACCAGGATTCTGACTTGTGGGCCACGGAGAGGGAGTGTTGACCACGCATTTGGATAGAGAGAGGGGAATCTGAGCTCATTGTTAGGTTTACGGCGACGGCAGAGGCGAGGGGGCGGCGATCTGAGCGTGGCGCagtgcggcggcgggggggggggggggggggggcagggtgcGATGTCGGGGTTCTCAGGGGCATCTTCCGCTCCCGGATTCCGTCGAGCTAGCGGAAGGAGGGAGGCTGAGACGAGGTCGCCGGTTCCATACCGCGAGGGCGCCATGGATTACGAGCCACCGAAGCTCTGCCATTGCAATCCGCCAAGGAAGGCGCCGAGGTGGATATCGTGGAGCCGGCAGAACCCCGGCAGGAGGTACTACGCCTGCGTCCATGCGCTGGTGAGCTCCATTTTCCCCTCCATTTTCCATCTGCAAGTGTCTTTCTTCTGCCACTGCTTTGTTAATCTGATTCATTCCTTTGTGTTCATTTTGATAGAATGGTGGTTGTTGGTTTATTGAGTGGCATGATGATCCACTGCCCAAGTTTTTTTTCTGATCTGATTGGAGATTTAAGAGATGAAGTTTGGAGACTGAAGGGTGCTAGGACTGAAGATGAAGTTGAAGAGCAAACAATGACTGAAAGTGTGATTCTGGCTCTGCAGGAACAGTTGAAAGAAAAAAGTGCTGAGATAGATGCAGTGAAGAGCAAATATAAGACAATTCTGGTTGTGTTTGCTGTATTTGTGCTAGGTTTAGTGCTAGGAAAATTTCTAGTGCACTGAATATATGGTCAGGTTGATCCTTGTATGGAGAAGGAGAATGGTTGGTTAGTGTCAGTTATTGCTGGAACTATGTTGATCCTAGTAATGAAGTATGTGGCTGGAACTATGTAGATCTATGTTGATCTAGTAATGAAGTATGTGGCTGGAACTATGTATGACATGATGATCTATGTTCATCCTAGTAATGAAGTATGTGGCCATTGTGGCATTATCATCCAATTTGTGCATTTGCCTTGTTGCTTGATTCCTATCTTGAATAATGAGCATAGTTTTGTTGACAAATGACACAATTTATGACATGATATGTTGGCAGGAGCATCTTTGCAACAACACAAAACTGGATATGTTGACAAATGACCAAATATTTCAGGCATTTTCATTTCAGACATAATATTCCTGTTTGCAACAACACCAAAAGGATTCAAATGTTTGCAACAGGAAATGATCTATGATCATGACAAGCACATAGTTCAGTGCATACTAACAGGAAATGATCTATGATCACCAAAAGTAGTTTTCATTACATGGTCACTAGCATAGAAGACATGCTCTGCTCATTGCCACTAGCATTGAAGTACTTATAGATTGGTAATGAAGATGTTGCAGCTCTCTTCCTCGTTGCCAGCAGATGTTCCAGCTTGTGCAGTTGGAGTTGTTTTCTTGGGAGGTTTAAACTTTGAAGCAGTTCCAGCAGTTCCACAAGTTGGGGCTGATCTTGCTGCTGGTTGAGAAGTAGGTGCACTTCCAGCTTGTGTAGTACCAGCCTGCAGTAGATCCATGTATTAATTGACAGGTACTAAACTCATCTAAAATTATTTGAAGGCAAGTTAAATTACCTCAGTGCTTTTTCTTTTCTTGGTTGCCTTTACAAGATGTGCATTTTTTCTTGCCCTTCTCTGGATTCTTCTTGCAACCAGACTTGTTGTGGCCTTCAGTGCCACACATTGAACAAACAATAACAGTGCCATGTTTGCTCATTTTTTTACCAACTGGTTTCTCATGGTATTCCCTCCTCCTAGCATTTTTCTTGGGCCTGCCTGGCATTCTAACTTTAACATAATCAGGAGCTTCTGGCCTAGGTTTTTCAGAAATAGGCCACATCTCCTCACCTTCCACAGGTTCCAAGCAATGCTCATAAATGCTCATGAATGTGTCAATGCTATAGCAAGGATCAATGTAATCTTCCACTTGTTTCCCACACTTGTGTATTGCTGTTATGGCATGAGAACAAGGAAGACCTGAAAGTTGGAAATAACCACAAGAACAAGTTCTTTTTTCAAGACTTATAGTGTATTGCCTTCTTCTCTTAGTTACCAGTCTCACTTCAAACCCATCTTTGCCATTCCAAAGGACCTCCATGAACTGTATTCTTGCTATGCTGGCTTTCAACTTTCTGAATATGCTAGGGCATATTTTCCCATGCAATTTCACACCTTTGGCCCTTTGTTCTTGAATTCTAGCAAATATTTTCTTCCTTATTTTCTCTAGCATGGAAATTATTGGATAAAACCTTGCATCCACAATTGCATGATTGAATGATTCACACAAGTTGTTATCCACTGACTAACAGTTAGAACCAACTGCAAAATATGCCCTTGCCTAGTGCACTGGTTCTGTTCTCATGATATCTTTTGCACCCTCTGGTGTTTCTTGTGCAAGCTTGGCTTTATAATAATTGAAATCTTGGATATTTGCTACTTTGGCAACAACCCAGAATTTCTTCTGCCACTCATGTGCCCTGTGTTTCTTCCTCCAGTTGGCATAGATGTGCCTAGCACACATCCTGTGCTCTGCTTTTGGAAGATAGTCATTCatggcattgagaattcccttTTGCTGGTCAGATATGAACATACAGCCATCTCCATTGTTGTTAATGTTCAAATCTTTAATGAGCAAACCAATGAACCATTTCCATATCTCATTTGTTTCCTGCTCAACTACTGCCCAAGCCAGTGGATACATTTGATTATTTGCATCCCTAGCTATAGCACACAACAGTTCCCCCTTCACAACCCCTTTAAAGAAACAACCATCTAATCCTATCACTTTTCTACAGCCAGCTTTGAATCCTAGCTTGAATGCATTAAAGCAAACATAAAAGCTCTGAAATACATTGTTGATATTGTCAGTTGGATCCAAACAAACTGCCACTGTACTTCCAGGATTACTTCTAAGAAGCTCAAGCTGGTAATCAAACACTCTGGTATATTCATTCTTCATGCCATCTAGCAATTTATCCATCACAAGCTTCTTTGCATGCTTGCACTTTGAGGTGGACACATCTGCAAACATATCTTGCAATACTGTTGCTTTCATACTCTCTATCTTCCACATGGGATTTGCAAGAATGAAGTGCTCATACCTCTGTGCAATAACCTTTGCAGTCACTAGCCTATTCTCTCTGTTTTGggcatagtgatgttcatcattataTGTGATGACTTTGAATCTGCTTGTCCTGCTGGTTTTTGCTGCATATATCATCCAAGGGCATCCAGGCCATCCACACTTGGCTCTAACTCTATTTATCTCTGACTTTTGGAACACAATGCTTCTTTTTGTCACTAGCCCATATCTCTTCAAAGCTTTGACTAGCTGGTTCTTGCTTTTGAAGACCATTGACAACTAGAAGTTTGGAATTTCACTGTCATTGTTGAATCTAGGAAACTGGCTCTTCATCCTCTCTGGCTCTCCATCAGAATCCTCACCATAGGAGTAATCCTCATTAGATGAATCAAAGttccactccttctcctctccttctagCTTCTCCATATTTGCAATCAAATTTATTAGAACTGCTTCACTTGTATCTCTTTCAATCCAGCCTTTTGTTTCTCTCATCCTTTTCTTGAATTTTCTTGCATGCCTTCTAGGCTCTACCACTTCTGAATCTTCACCACTGTCCTCACTGTGTGGCATATATTCAGTGTCAGTGTCATCATCTGAACCTTCACTGTCAACATCTGGATTTGTTTGTGGAGGAGCAGCAATTGCTTGTGAAGTACCAGCCACATGTTGTGAAGTAGCTGGCATATGCTGTGAAGTAGCAGGACCAGCTTGACTTGGATTGCAAATTTGTGACACTGCAAATTCATCTTAAACTAGCTCACTGTCAACTACATTAGTTCTTCCCCTTCTCTGCTTCACTGGACTAACAATGATTTGGGAGATGACCCCTGTGTCATCAGGAACCATGATATTCTGAACAACTTGCACTTCTTCACTGTCAGTAGCTTCAGCAGCGACATTCTCAACAACTTGCACTTCTTCTTCACTGTCAGTAGCTTCAGCAGTGACAATGGCAGGTGGAGCATCACTTAACTGCACAAGTTCATCCTCAAAATCACTGCAACTGCTGCTGTCTGCACTGTCCTGTTCCCCATGGTACTCAACATAAATATGTGCAACAGCACCAACACAAATATAATCCCCCATCTTCAGACATTTACTGTCATCATCCAAGAACACCAAACCATCAACCAATTCAGTCCCAGGAATATGAAAGTAGAATTTCATTGATTCCTTCAGTTCCATATGATCTTTCAAAAGCCCTTTGACCTCCTGCAAAGAGAGCTTGTCTCTCTCAATCTCTGACAACCCCTCATCACCCCCAACATAGTCCAACTGTCGACCAATTCGGATGAAATCCCCTCCAAAATGAAACCTAACATTTAGTATCTCTGTTGGGTCCATGTTGTAactgaaaaaagaagaaaaaagaacacACAGATCACTACCTTGTGCTAGTACGAACTAAAATTAGAAACTAATCTAAACATCAGAACCTACTTTTTCCCACTTAAAAGATGATCCTTTTCACCCTAAAACCCTAACTCATCCATGTTCAGAGAGGTCAAAATGCCAAATGCGGCGCCATAGGAGGAGGTCTTCGGGGACATACCTTAACCCGTTGCGTGCAATAGCGCGCCGGCTAGATCATCGTCGCTGGAGCAGATCAACCGCCTGTCGCCATTACCATCGCCAGAGCAGAGAGGAAGACAGGGGGCGGCTCCTCGACTCCTACGGTGGATGGGCTGGACTCCTCCTCTCTCAACTGGTAAAGTGCTCGATCTGGCGCATTGGGCCGGCCCAACTTGATCGGACCCAAGCGCCAACTCTCTCTGTTTCGccaaaaaaaaatgaaatcccggcCAGACTGTTTGGAACGGTCTCAGGGTTTAATTTAGACCGGGATTAGTGAGTTGAGTGTGCTGATTTCAAGGATTAGGAGTTCAGGGTTCCATTTAGCTTTTCTCCACGAGTTCAGGGTTTGTTTTAGACTTTTTCCAATAATAATATCCCAACAGCATCAAACGAGCAGTAGAGATGTAGGGCTTATGTGCACATATCCAAAACCACGAAAATAAGGGAAACTCCATGATACAGGTTCTATGAAATTAAATACATGTTTTAACAACCTTTCATGTTCTTCTATGATGTATTTTGAGTCACTAAACCGAGCAGTGTAGCAATCCATGTCCGCTTGATCAAGCATCCATTGATCAGAATAGAATTCGAGGCGGTGCCCGGGGCGAATTGCGTGACAAAGTTTGATCCCAAGGTAGACGATTGGTAAAATGAATAGTATTCGAACTTTAAAAGGTAGGAGTATGTATATAGAAAAATTAAGAGATATTTGGTGAGTATCGAACTATTTTTGTTATGTGAATAAAATACTTGCCCTTTAACTAAAAATggtagtgtgatacgtctccgtcgtatctacttttccaaatacttttgcctttattttggactctaacttgtatgatttgaatggaactaatccggactgacgttgttttcagcagaattaccttggtgttgttttatgtgcagaaagcaagtattctcggaaagtcctgaaactccacggaacaccttagaaaaaataataaaaaatccttgccaaagatgaagaccagggggcccacaccctgtccacgagggtgggccccccccgctctagggcgcgcccccatacctcgtgggccccctggaaaccctctgacgccaattccaactctatatattcactttcggagagaaaaaaatcagagagaagaaatcatcgcattttacgatacggagtcgccgccaagccctaaaacctctcgggagggctgatctggagtccattcggggctccggagagggggattcgtcgccatcgtcatcatcaaccatcctccatcaccaattttatgatgctcaccgccgtgcgttagtaatttcatcataggcttgctggacggtgatgggttggatgagatttatcatgtaatcgagttagttttgttagggtttgatccctagtatccactatgttctaagattgatgttgctatgactttgctatgcttaatgcttgtcactagggcccgagtgccatgatttcagatctgaacctattatgttttcatgaatatatgtgagttcttgatcctatcttgcaagtctatagtcacctactatgtgttatgatccggcaaccccgaagtgacaataatcaggaccactcccggtgatgaccatagtttgaggagttcatgtattcactatgtgctaatgctttgttccggttctctattaaaaggaggccttaatatcccttagtttccaataggaccccgctgccacgggagggtaggacaaaagatgtcatgcaagttcttttccataagcacgtatgactatatacggaatacatgcctacattacattgatgagttggagctagttctgtgtcaccctatgttatgactgttacatgatgaaccgcatccggcataattatccatcactaatccggtgcctacgagttttccatatactggtttacgcttatttactttcccgctactACTATTAcgatcactacaaaataccaaaaacattacttttgctgtctttacttttgttgccgttaccaccattatcatattactttgctactaaacactttgctgcagatactaagtttccaggtgtggttgaattgacaactcagctgctaatacttgagaatattctttggctccccttgtgtcgaatcaataaatttgggttaaatactctaccctcgaaaactgttgcgatcccctatacttgtgggttatcaagacctttttctggcaccgttgccggggagcatagctctattctttgagtcacttggatttatatctgctagacactatgaagaacttgaaagacgctaagacaacaat
The window above is part of the Triticum aestivum cultivar Chinese Spring chromosome 2A, IWGSC CS RefSeq v2.1, whole genome shotgun sequence genome. Proteins encoded here:
- the LOC123190444 gene encoding elastin, which encodes MAKRLAVALLLLVLLASSDAGAAARAAIGVGEKKALVPGLPVDLPLPGLPGLPGLPGLPGLPGLPGLPPVPKLTATNKSP